The Spodoptera frugiperda isolate SF20-4 chromosome 2, AGI-APGP_CSIRO_Sfru_2.0, whole genome shotgun sequence genome has a window encoding:
- the LOC118269269 gene encoding uncharacterized protein LOC118269269, producing METQSMYPDPDTITIDTLVLEDMVKQEWTKEITELNSLSKKSCNLHADLLYYRHATSAMGSSCYELWKRILTQVGGSPNTWRELGLLLGIDSNKLNYIMYSVQEDHVDMVLKVFRQNENATIDKIIDAFIKMKRYDILKSLEDPLCKIAQFFNKDDSGYQSKSSGQREVVRPKNIPNNLPAALSNKVVSQDKEPKKPKQPSLKIPSTPNEPVVNDSPIFFLTYTQDGFPTAVNIQEYVENWTEIPNVQVITLNNKREELYQNPEKFIREYFEKADIIIPIITPGYLDEIKSHNPTVPNTSDNLDHKYVNFIYNLIVNNYIHASGCLNKKVRSVLPQNANVDLFRRITMYPDLMPWTYEVNFDTQFQAFLKYQQQ from the exons AT GGAAACCCAAAGCATGTATCCTGATCCTGACACGATCACTATTGACACACTGGTTTTAGAAGACATGGTAAAGCAGGAATGGACCAAAGAGATAACTGAATTGAATTCTTTGAGTAAAAAATCTTGTAATCTTCATGCTGATTTGTTATATTATCGTCACGCAACTTCTGCAATGGGTTCTTCGTGTTATGAGCTGTGGAAGAGGATACTAACTCAAGTTGGTGGTAGTCCCAATACGTGGCGGGAACTTGGCCTTCTTTTAGGGATTgacagtaataaattaaat tATATAATGTACTCAGTCCAAGAGGATCATGTTGACATGGTGCTTAAAGTATTTAGACAAAACGAAAATGCAACAATTGACAAAATAATCGATGCTTTCATTAAGATGAAGCGGTATGATATTTTGAAATCTTTGGAAGATCCTCTTTGCAAAATAGCTCAATTCTTCAATAAGGATGACAGTGGTTATCAAAGTAAAAGTTCTGGGCAAAGAGAGGTAGTTAGGCCAAAAAATATTCCCAACAATTTGCCAGCAGCTCTTAGCAATAAGGTGGTTTCTCAAGATAAGGAACCAAAGAAACCAAAACAACCATCTTTGAAGATACCTTCTACACCGAATGAGCCTGTAGTTAATGATAGCCCAATATTCTTCTTGACTTATACACAAGATGGTTTTCCAACTGCTGTGAATATTCAAGAATATGTTGAAAACTGGACTGAAATACCAAATGTTCAAGTCATCACTTTGAACAATAAAAGGGAAGAGTTGTATCAAAATCCAGAGAAATTTATTAGggaatattttgaaaaa gcAGATATCATCATTCCCATCATTACACCTGGCTACTTGGATGAAATCAAGTCCCACAATCCAACTGTTCCTAACACATCTGATAACTTGGaccataaatatgtaaattttatttataaccttATTGTAAACAACTACATTCATGCCTCGGGTTGCCTCAACAAGAAAGTGAGGAGTGTGTTGCCACAAAATGCCAATGTTGATCTATTTAGACGAATCACAATGTATCCGGACTTGATGCCATGGACATATGAGGTTAATTTTGATACACAATTTCAGGCTTTCTTAAAATATCAACAACAGTGA
- the LOC118269270 gene encoding geminin encodes MSTQEQQETSRVTRKSLKTLQHTAADRENLVGRPSKSLKHQLSQESPVDVEVKRKNLSTKETQANLDTTITVDDLTNPEGPSEKYWQLLAEKRQVALQEALDENEKLRKIIEDLKEENTLFKQMLEEANSFVEVIKEELANNSNNDTGIDVNDVSTADETTDDVETKTANQ; translated from the exons ATGAGTACTCAAGAACAACAG GAGACTTCAAGAGTCACGAGGAAATCCCTCAAAACACTTCAACATACGGCTGCAGACCGCGAAAACTTGGTGGGTAGGCCATCAAAAAGTTTGAAGCATCAACTGAGTCAGGAGTCCCCTGT GGATGTTGAGGTTAAAAGGAAGAACTTATCTACCAAAGAAACTCAAGCAAACTTGGATACAACAATAACTGTTGATGATTTGACAAATCCTGAAGGTCCATCAGAAAAGTATTGGCAACTTCTTGCTGAGAAGCGTCA AGTTGCATTACAAGAAGCATTAGATGAGAAtgagaaattaagaaaaataattgaagaTCTTAAGGAAGAAAACACTCTCTTCAAACAGATGCTGGAAGAGGCTAACAGCTTTGTTGAAGTTATCAAG GAGGAACTGGCCAATAACTCCAACAATGACACTGGCATTGATGTCAATGATGTCAGCACTGCTGATGAAACTACTGATGATGTGGAGACCAAGACTGCCAATCAATAA